From the Nicotiana tomentosiformis unplaced genomic scaffold, ASM39032v3 Un00358, whole genome shotgun sequence genome, one window contains:
- the LOC104101607 gene encoding GDSL esterase/lipase At1g28650-like, translating to MASQAPQQSHHSQISAFMKLFYKDYKYSLLHTKSMSEVSKLVPDIVETIKSSIEQLIKDAEAKHFVVSRIIPIGCLPGFQTMFPDNSRKIQCHKGLNLFATLHNDYLWQALEELRLKYPEVEIIYADYFKAFMAILCNHAFFGFKTK from the coding sequence ATGGCATCCCAAGCGCCTCAGCAGTCTCATCACTCGCAGATTTCTGCCTTTATGAAACTCTTCTATAAGGATTACAAGTACTCTCTTTTGCATACAAAATCTATGTCCGAAGTGTCCAAACTTGTCCCTGATATTGTGGAGACAATCAAGAGTTCTATCGAACAACTGATCAAAGATGCAGAGGCCAAACACTTTGTGGTTTCTAGAATTATTCCAATTGGTTGCCTTCCAGGTTTTCAAACGATGTTTCCCGATAATAGCAGGAAAATTCAATGTCACAAAGGACTAAATTTGTTTGCAACATTGCACAATGATTATCTATGGCAAGCGTTGGAGGAGCTACGATTGAAGTACCCTGAAGTTGAGATCATATATGCAGATTATTTCAAGGCGTTTATGGCAATTCTATGCAATCATGCATTCTTTGGATTTAAGACTAAGTGA